A genomic region of Cotesia glomerata isolate CgM1 linkage group LG9, MPM_Cglom_v2.3, whole genome shotgun sequence contains the following coding sequences:
- the LOC123272010 gene encoding spondin-1-like isoform X3, with protein MIYVACFVFFILTGVKESLAGKCDRKIDSGTAPSVHDGKFFITLWTFNKTDTVDQYMPNTRYIVTLEGTKLQHTVSQDSAGYREKFTRFILTADNKNDSSTVEGTFDLIDEMLTQFSDKCPNSVSETSNIPKEEIAVAWTSPPEGSGCILIRATVMETPDTWYMDDGGVARTVCPDPKAIEDDPGPVLPTCCACDEAKYEVTFEGLWSRNTHPKDFPSKGWMIRFSDVIGASHTVDYRFWRYDETASEGLQQVAEIGSTRKLESELKEQSDHIRTIIKARGITHPNVTGKTFAVFRVDRKHHLMSLVSMIVPSPDWIVGVSGLELCLSNCSWIEHKELNLYPIDAGTDDGITYMSPDSSLENPEPIKRITTSWPNDTRSPFYDPLGLDMKPMAKLHLSRQRLYEKSCNASSGDSAVDSEPCRTTQWSAWGKCSEPCGEGKRLRQRKYEDPVAAAAHNCNKSLSSRGTCFGNSPECDGQEREKTILDTPDCKLSEWGEWSSCTTSCGEGETTRSRIFVHKKHRKRCKLVSNGPELQQTVPCENDPCENTKTEEVSKKEDLDDDVVVDEVEEPNEAEEGESHQDEENEEEENDAEGEEGAEGDESEELNSEKEEEMNYQEDDENNPVEVTEEWLQKCPDDVYGPWGAWSPCTSSCGSGTKTRNRIPIDKSAEGGTNWNCRIQYVNCTSKIKSCEITPEDAQEICNEPLITGSCQASFTRVYYNSAAKKCEIFTYKGCDANRNNFHTIEECLKVCNEIQRMGWDKSKIEDASKYKVSISSVLSYHVPVNQEKHRRKSKRERIGPESENFNGIPSGSQVSSITPRYDEDGKVDCQITPWSDWTVCQSCHGYTNSSRSILVQAQNGGKRCPKKLMRKIKCHKILPGCSKTRGDRRKRYHDRRSVLTDQNNRNTSRVDCKLTHWSPWSPCHATCGNAVQHRTRRIKIHPHGLYSKQCTKLVEFRKCSMFPCIAE; from the exons ATGATCTACGTGGCatgttttgtattttttattttaactggAGTGAAAGAGTCACTGGCGGGGAAGTGCGACAGAAAAATAGACAGCGGAACAGCCCCCAGTGTCCATGACGGAAAATTCTTCATCACTCTCTGgacttttaataaaacagataCTGTCGATCAGTATATGCCCAACACACGATACATTG TGACCCTTGAGGGAACCAAATTGCAGCATACCGTCTCACAAGATTCCGCAGGTTACAGAGAAAAGTTCACAAGATTTATATTGACAGCCGATAACAAAAATGACTCCTCGACAGTCGAGGGAACCTTTGATCTCATCGATGAGATGTTGACCCAGTTTTCCGACAAGTGTCCCAACAGCGTTTCCGAGACCAGCAATATCCCGAAGGAGGAGATCGCAGTGGCTTGGACGAGCCCTCCTGAGGGAAGCGGCTGTATACTCATTAG AGCAACGGTGATGGAAACTCCCGACACTTGGTACATGGACGATGGAGGAGTCGCAAGAACAGTTTGTCCAGATCCAAAAGCTATTGAAGATGATCCTGGGCCTGTCTTGCCGACGTGTTGTGCTTGCGACGAGGCCAAATACGAGGTCACCTTTGAGGGTCTTTGGTCAAGAAATACTCATCCAAaa GACTTTCCGAGCAAGGGCTGGATGATAAGGTTCTCTGACGTGATCGGGGCTTCGCATACCGTCGACTACAGATTTTGGAGGTACGATGAAACCGCTAGCGAGGGTCTTCAGCAAGTTGCCGAGATAGGATCCACTAGAAAACTCGAGTCTGAGTTAAAAGAACAA AGCGATCATATAAGGACAATAATAAAAGCCCGAGGTATAACCCATCCAAATGTCACCGGGAAAACGTTCGCAGTGTTCAGAGTAGACCGGAAGCATCATCTTATGTCGCTGGTTTCTATGAttg TCCCGTCACCTGATTGGATTGTCGGTGTTTCTGGGCTAGAGCTCTGCTTGTCAAATTGCTCGTGGATTGAACACAAGGAGCTCAATTTGTACCCAATCGATGCCGGTACTGATGACGGTATCACTTAcatg TCACCGGATTCCTCGCTGGAAAACCCGGAGCCAATAAAGCGGATAACAACTAGCTGGCCGAATGACACAAGATCTCCGTTTTATGATCCCCTAGGGCTGGACATGAAACCCATGGCGAAATTACATCTCAGCAGACAGAGACTCTATGAGAAATCTTGCAACGCATCTTCGGGCGATTCTGCCGTCGATTCAG AACCGTGCAGAACAACGCAGTGGAGCGCGTGGGGAAAATGTTCGGAGCCTTGTGGCGAGGGGAAAAGATTGAGGCAAAGAAAATACGAAGATCCGGTAGCTGCTGCTGCTCATAATTGCAATAAATCGTTAAGTAGTCGAGGAACTTGCTTCGGAAACAGTCCTGAATg cgACGGACAGGAGagagaaaaaacaattttagacACACCGGATTGTAAATTAAGCGAATGGGGAGAGTGGAGCTCTTGTACAACGAGCTGTGGAGAGGGCGAGACCACGCGGTCGCGTATTTTTGTCCACAAAAAACACCGCAAGCGATGCAAGCTCGTGTCAAATGGTCCAGAGCTCCAACAAACAGTTCCTTGTGAAAATGACCCCTGCGAAAACACGAAAACTGAAGAGGTAAGCAAAAAAGAGGATCTAGATGATGACGTTGTTGTTGATGAGGTCGAGGAGCCCAACGAGGCTGAGGAGGGAGAGAGTCACCAAGATGAGGAGAAT gaggaggaggaaaATGATGCTGAGGGTGAGGAGGGAGCCGAGGGGGATGAGTCTGAGGAATTAAATTCTGAGAAAGAGGAGGAAATGAATTATCAAGAAGATGATGAAAATAATCCGGTGGAGGTAACCGAGGAATGGTTGCAG AAATGTCCTGATGATGTGTACGGACCGTGGGGCGCTTGGTCTCCCTGCACTTCCTCATGTGGATCCGGAACTAAGACAAGAAATCGTATACCCATTGATAAATCTGCTGAGGGCGGTACTAACTGGAACTGTCGAATACAGTATGTAAATTGTACGTCCAAAATTAAAAGCTGTGAAATAACTCCCGAAGATGCTCAag aaatttgtaACGAGCCATTAATTACTGGGTCGTGCCAGGCTTCATTTACAAGAGTTTACTACAACTCAGCAGCCAAAAAATGTGAGATTTTTACTTACAAAGGATGCGACGCGAACAGGAATAATTTTCATACTATTGAAGAGTGCTTGAAAGTTTGCAATGAAATTCAGA GGATGGGGTGGGATAAATCTAAGATTGAAGATGCTTCTAAATACAAAGTATCGATTAGTAGCGTACTTAGTTATCACGTTCCGGTTAATCAAGAGAAACACCGTAGAAAATCTAAGCGCGAGCGGATCG GTCCAGAGTCTGAGAATTTTAATGGGATCCCAAGCGGGAGTCAAGTTTCGTCAATTACTCCGAGGTACGATGAAGATGGAAAGGTGGATTGTCAAATAACTCCCTGGAGCGATTGGACTGTTTGTCAGAGTTGCCATGGATACACTAACAGCAGTCGATCTATCTTG GTCCAAGCACAAAACGGTGGAAAAAGGTGTCCCAAGAAATTgatgagaaaaataaaatgtcatAAAATACTACCCGGATGCT cAAAAACTCGCGGTGATCGGCGTAAACGGTACCATGATCGAAGATCTGTATTGACAGATCAAAATAACAGAAATACCAGCAgag tTGACTGCAAATTGACCCACTGGTCACCTTGGTCTCCATGCCACGCGACTTGCGGCAACGCTGTTCAGCACCGAACCCGAAGAATCAAGATCCACCCGCACGGGCTCTACAGCAAGCAATGCACCAAACTTGTTGAGTTTCGCAAGTGCTCAATGTTTCCTTGTATAGCCGAATAA